In the Pyrolobus fumarii 1A genome, one interval contains:
- the hjc gene encoding Holliday junction resolvase Hjc yields MPEPRSKKGFQKERDLVLRFWKAGFAAVRGPASGARAKRIVYPDVLAIYNGSVFVFEVKYRAKPETIYIEKSKLERLEEFARRAGGKLLIAVKYGGEEWRFVDPGLCPETNGGKIRVDPRIVAEKGIPFSQFVNEVKGQTRITRFMRKT; encoded by the coding sequence TTGCCCGAACCTCGTTCAAAGAAAGGCTTTCAAAAAGAACGCGACCTTGTCCTACGTTTCTGGAAGGCTGGTTTTGCTGCAGTAAGGGGACCTGCTAGTGGTGCACGAGCAAAAAGAATAGTTTATCCGGATGTTCTCGCCATTTACAATGGCTCTGTGTTTGTGTTCGAAGTTAAATACAGAGCTAAGCCCGAGACCATATACATAGAGAAGTCTAAGCTAGAGAGGCTGGAAGAGTTTGCAAGACGGGCGGGTGGGAAACTCCTCATAGCAGTAAAGTATGGTGGCGAGGAATGGAGGTTTGTTGATCCCGGGCTATGCCCCGAGACAAATGGGGGCAAGATTCGTGTAGACCCGAGGATAGTCGCGGAGAAGGGCATACCATTCTCTCAGTTTGTTAACGAGGTTAAGGGTCAAACTAGAATAACACGTTTTATGCGGAAAACGTAA
- a CDS encoding slipin family protein: MLAGLFLAMSIRIVKEYERAVVFRLGRLVGVKGPGLFFIIPFIDTIRVVDLRIHVVDVPSQEIITKDNVTVEVDAVVYYRVFDPIKAVTAVSNYHYAVMMYAQTTLRDIIGQVELDELLTKREEINKRLQRILDEVTDPWGIKVTAVTLKQVKLPESLLRAMALQAEAERLRRARVIEAEGERQAAQIMAEAARIYEDHPIALRLRELQTLIQIAREKNMIVVVPFGALSTAIDIGVVSGIARAVRVTESGRQEHETG, from the coding sequence ATGCTTGCTGGCCTGTTCTTGGCGATGAGCATCCGCATAGTGAAGGAGTATGAGCGTGCTGTGGTATTTCGTCTTGGTAGACTAGTTGGTGTTAAGGGACCTGGTCTCTTCTTCATAATACCCTTCATTGACACGATTAGGGTTGTCGACCTGCGTATACATGTTGTTGATGTTCCAAGCCAGGAGATAATAACTAAGGATAACGTTACTGTGGAGGTAGACGCGGTTGTCTATTACCGTGTGTTTGACCCGATTAAAGCAGTTACAGCTGTTTCAAACTATCACTATGCAGTAATGATGTATGCTCAGACAACACTAAGGGATATCATTGGTCAAGTTGAGCTTGACGAGTTGCTAACTAAGCGTGAAGAAATTAACAAGAGATTGCAACGTATACTTGATGAAGTCACAGACCCTTGGGGCATTAAAGTGACAGCTGTTACGCTCAAACAAGTAAAGCTCCCGGAGTCACTACTACGTGCAATGGCGTTACAAGCCGAGGCAGAGAGGCTCAGAAGGGCTAGGGTCATCGAGGCTGAGGGTGAGAGACAGGCCGCTCAGATTATGGCCGAGGCGGCTAGAATCTACGAGGATCATCCTATTGCGTTACGACTGAGAGAACTCCAAACGTTGATACAGATAGCGCGAGAGAAGAACATGATAGTGGTGGTTCCCTTTGGTGCTCTCTCAACAGCCATTGATATTGGAGTAGTTTCTGGTATAGCCAGGGCTGTCAGAGTAACAGAGAGTGGGAGACAGGAGCATGAGACGGGTTAG
- a CDS encoding NfeD family protein: MRRVRLAALILFFLFPFVLGSLNTCVVHAYTQRWGPGAVLAKVHGTIDEGVRAYIEEALAIAKNKHWPLILYLDTPGGYLDTALSIVDMIDRSGVPVITYAGGRWAVSAGTLILISSPLAYASPHTVIGSMQPVMVTPEGVKPVNFSKIINTLLKILEVHCEVYGRNYTAVKLFVVSNLNLDGEEAYRYHVIDGVANSIDELLVKINGSIVKLYNGDEALIVVNGPVEYVEMPLRYRVVSFLSDPTISSLLLSLGSLIIIISLASGHLMYAPLGLLLLLLGLFGLGYTVNTLALLLVILGAILLAIDMIVIPGFGITGATGAIMLVLGLALLPLSGNLLVTAEYVRILLYTAISIGVFFAALSTIIAYKVASVVRSKPVYQPDPIGKKGRALDEIHPDKEGFVIIEGEYWVARSRGGVVKPGEEVIVVGKDGPTLIVEKASKGGSAG; encoded by the coding sequence ATGAGACGGGTTAGACTAGCGGCTCTAATCCTATTCTTTTTGTTTCCATTTGTCCTCGGCTCTCTTAACACGTGTGTTGTACACGCATATACGCAGAGGTGGGGACCCGGAGCCGTACTCGCGAAAGTACATGGTACTATCGACGAGGGTGTTAGGGCTTACATAGAGGAGGCTCTTGCGATCGCAAAGAACAAGCACTGGCCACTCATACTATACCTTGATACACCTGGCGGGTATCTCGACACGGCGCTGTCGATAGTTGACATGATAGACCGTTCTGGTGTGCCGGTAATCACCTATGCAGGTGGTAGATGGGCTGTTTCGGCAGGCACACTGATACTAATCTCGAGTCCATTAGCATATGCCTCGCCGCACACAGTCATAGGCTCGATGCAACCTGTGATGGTGACCCCGGAGGGTGTGAAACCGGTAAACTTCAGCAAGATAATCAACACGCTGCTCAAGATATTAGAGGTGCATTGCGAGGTCTATGGAAGGAACTATACCGCGGTAAAGCTCTTCGTAGTGAGTAACCTGAATCTCGATGGTGAAGAGGCTTACCGTTATCACGTCATAGATGGTGTTGCAAACAGTATAGATGAGCTTTTGGTAAAGATAAACGGTAGTATAGTGAAGCTCTACAACGGTGATGAAGCTCTTATTGTCGTAAACGGTCCTGTAGAGTATGTCGAGATGCCATTGAGATATAGAGTTGTTAGCTTCCTCTCAGACCCGACTATATCCAGCCTGCTACTCTCACTAGGCTCGCTCATAATCATAATCTCGCTAGCATCCGGGCATCTCATGTACGCGCCGTTAGGCCTTCTATTGCTACTCCTGGGTCTATTCGGGCTTGGATACACTGTAAACACATTGGCACTATTGCTAGTGATACTCGGAGCTATTCTACTAGCCATAGATATGATTGTCATACCTGGTTTCGGTATAACAGGTGCAACCGGTGCAATCATGCTAGTACTCGGCTTGGCTCTTCTACCCCTGAGTGGGAACCTGCTGGTTACTGCCGAATATGTGCGAATCTTGCTCTATACAGCCATATCGATAGGAGTCTTCTTTGCCGCGCTCTCCACGATAATAGCCTACAAGGTGGCAAGCGTCGTACGTAGCAAGCCAGTGTACCAACCCGACCCTATAGGCAAGAAGGGTAGGGCTCTAGACGAGATACATCCAGACAAGGAGGGTTTCGTGATAATAGAAGGAGAGTATTGGGTTGCGCGAAGTAGAGGGGGTGTGGTGAAACCCGGAGAGGAAGTGATAGTTGTCGGGAAGGACGGTCCAACGTTGATAGTGGAGAAGGCGTCTAAGGGAGGGTCAGCCGGGTAA
- a CDS encoding DEAD/DEAH box helicase: protein MGIRVKFSRWLSEDEFREVLEFADYKGVVNGERIFEINPVKLRRANLSLRDVLAIIDSMGGVVEELPPGVGATEKIARLRVEDGLYVLRSRERLLELLAEFGGTVRYSRELKGFIVKPYVVVDVVDKLRRAGFEVVDETGLLEPKPFNESISLRYELRPYQREALEAWKANKYRGVIALPTGAGKTIVALAAIAELKVPTLIVVYTREQLKQWVEKIREALTVSPWEVGAFYGEEKRIAPITVTTYQTAWRRVDELRDKFALLIVDEAHHLPAERFRLIAEGVLAPYRMALSATPEREDGLHVELFRLMGGLIYRKSASELAAQGYLAQYRIVTKYVTLTPKEAMKYRELRRKYAELAAGRDINELIRLAASGDESASKALKILNEMRKIVINAENKLKLAKEIAEQEASKGSKVIIFTQYVEQAKKLGVLLGAPVITGKTDRVKRDLALHLFKTGRARILVVTTVGDEGLDIPDANVGIILSGTSSKRQFIQRLGRLLRPAPGKKEAILYEIVVKGTMEEAQARRRAFLIDL from the coding sequence GTGGGTATCCGTGTAAAATTCTCAAGGTGGCTAAGCGAGGATGAGTTCCGGGAAGTTCTCGAGTTCGCCGATTATAAGGGGGTTGTGAATGGCGAGAGGATATTCGAGATAAACCCGGTTAAGCTTAGACGCGCCAACCTCTCACTCCGTGATGTGCTCGCGATAATCGATAGTATGGGAGGTGTCGTGGAGGAGCTTCCACCGGGCGTGGGCGCGACCGAGAAGATTGCAAGGTTGCGTGTTGAGGATGGTCTCTATGTGCTTCGTTCGCGGGAGAGGCTTCTCGAGTTATTAGCCGAATTCGGCGGCACCGTGAGGTATTCTAGGGAGCTTAAGGGCTTCATAGTCAAGCCTTACGTTGTGGTCGATGTTGTTGATAAGCTTCGTAGGGCGGGTTTCGAGGTTGTTGACGAGACTGGCTTACTGGAGCCAAAACCTTTTAACGAGAGTATATCGTTGCGTTACGAGCTTCGCCCATATCAACGTGAGGCTCTTGAAGCATGGAAGGCTAACAAGTATCGTGGCGTTATAGCGTTACCCACCGGTGCTGGCAAGACTATAGTAGCTCTGGCGGCAATAGCCGAGTTAAAAGTGCCAACACTCATAGTCGTGTATACGCGTGAGCAGCTAAAACAATGGGTCGAGAAGATACGCGAAGCCTTGACAGTCTCACCTTGGGAGGTGGGCGCCTTCTATGGTGAAGAGAAGAGGATAGCGCCTATCACCGTGACAACGTACCAGACAGCATGGAGGCGTGTAGATGAACTTAGAGACAAATTCGCTTTACTCATAGTGGATGAGGCTCACCACTTGCCCGCCGAGAGGTTCCGGCTTATAGCTGAGGGCGTACTAGCGCCCTACCGCATGGCCCTCTCGGCTACGCCTGAGCGAGAAGACGGGCTTCACGTTGAACTCTTCCGGTTGATGGGCGGCTTGATTTACCGTAAGAGTGCCTCTGAGCTAGCTGCGCAGGGCTACCTAGCCCAGTACAGGATAGTCACTAAGTACGTCACACTAACGCCAAAGGAGGCCATGAAGTATAGGGAGCTTCGCAGGAAGTACGCCGAGCTCGCCGCAGGCCGTGATATCAACGAGCTCATACGGCTGGCGGCTTCCGGTGACGAATCTGCATCAAAGGCTCTCAAGATACTCAATGAGATGAGAAAGATAGTCATCAACGCTGAGAACAAGTTGAAACTCGCAAAAGAGATTGCGGAACAGGAGGCATCGAAGGGCTCCAAGGTTATCATATTCACGCAGTATGTGGAACAGGCTAAGAAACTCGGTGTTCTACTTGGCGCGCCTGTTATCACCGGTAAGACTGATCGGGTTAAACGCGATCTGGCACTCCACCTCTTTAAGACTGGACGCGCTAGGATACTTGTTGTCACCACTGTCGGCGATGAAGGTCTAGATATACCCGATGCTAACGTTGGTATAATCCTCTCGGGTACTAGCTCAAAACGCCAGTTCATCCAAAGGCTTGGAAGGCTTCTACGCCCAGCGCCTGGGAAGAAAGAAGCAATACTCTACGAGATAGTAGTGAAGGGCACGATGGAGGAAGCCCAAGCCAGGAGACGCGCCTTCTTGATCGACCTATAG
- a CDS encoding phosphoribosyltransferase family protein → MSALSKYDAIRFRLQVVSLLRLLKKIYSYRELSAMTGIPESVLCRYVRGQTIPSLEQAHEIKRRLEENTDIRKIVASRVEHLLEGYVDLTQVIGDPSLLRLMAYYVTMKLAGKRVTKVLVPETNGIPFATMIADVLEVPLVIAKRNKDNPYEEYVEANVVEPSIRSTITYYIPRRLISRRDSVLIVDDLIQSGRTIRALAASIEKLGAKPVATAAIVAVGEPRVSIPQPLIVLLHLSEPSRLARV, encoded by the coding sequence TTGTCTGCATTATCAAAGTACGATGCTATCCGTTTCAGGCTCCAGGTGGTATCCCTACTGCGTCTTCTGAAGAAGATATACTCGTATCGTGAGCTCTCCGCGATGACGGGGATCCCAGAGAGCGTCCTTTGTCGCTATGTCCGCGGGCAGACTATACCCAGCCTCGAGCAGGCACATGAGATAAAGAGGAGGCTCGAGGAGAACACCGACATACGCAAGATAGTTGCGAGTAGAGTAGAGCACCTACTCGAGGGTTATGTTGACCTAACCCAGGTAATCGGTGACCCAAGTCTCCTGCGCCTCATGGCATACTATGTGACGATGAAACTTGCTGGCAAGAGAGTCACTAAGGTACTCGTGCCAGAGACTAACGGTATACCATTCGCTACTATGATAGCCGATGTGTTAGAGGTGCCGCTTGTCATAGCAAAGAGGAACAAGGATAATCCCTACGAGGAGTACGTGGAGGCTAACGTGGTGGAGCCTAGTATACGCTCAACGATAACCTACTATATACCACGCCGCTTGATAAGCAGGCGCGACTCTGTACTCATAGTCGACGATCTAATACAATCTGGCAGGACGATTAGAGCCCTAGCTGCTAGCATAGAGAAGCTTGGTGCCAAGCCCGTCGCAACCGCGGCTATAGTTGCTGTTGGTGAGCCCCGTGTCTCGATACCCCAGCCTCTCATAGTATTGTTGCACCTTAGCGAACCTAGCCGGCTAGCTAGAGTGTGA
- a CDS encoding Mrp/NBP35 family ATP-binding protein, whose protein sequence is MSDALVKQRAEIMKKVIEQQRMIAEKMKKVRYKLVILSGKGGVGKSFVTASLAMALAMKGRRVAVFDADVHGPSIPKMLGVHGKRMYALPDGRLLPVEGPLGVKVVSIDFLLESEEQAVIWRGPLKTAAIRELLAYTDWGELDYLLVDLPPGTGDEQLTIAQLIPGLSGTIIVTIPSDVARIVVKKAITFAKRLNIPIVGVIENMSYFECPDGSRHYIFGKGAGRRIAEEMGVPFLGEIPIDPRISKANDEGKPFFVEYPDSSAAKAFLEIAERVIERVEGKGEGRSESQAKE, encoded by the coding sequence GTGTCTGATGCACTTGTCAAGCAACGCGCTGAGATCATGAAGAAGGTTATTGAGCAGCAGAGGATGATCGCGGAGAAGATGAAGAAGGTAAGATACAAGCTCGTAATTCTCAGCGGCAAGGGTGGTGTAGGCAAATCTTTCGTAACAGCCAGTCTCGCCATGGCTCTAGCAATGAAGGGGCGTCGGGTGGCAGTCTTTGACGCCGATGTCCATGGGCCCTCGATACCTAAGATGCTGGGCGTTCATGGTAAGAGGATGTACGCGTTACCCGATGGAAGACTGTTGCCGGTTGAGGGACCGCTTGGAGTCAAGGTGGTATCGATAGACTTCCTTCTCGAGAGTGAGGAGCAGGCTGTGATATGGCGTGGGCCTTTGAAGACTGCAGCTATACGTGAGCTGCTAGCCTACACCGATTGGGGCGAGCTAGACTACCTCTTGGTTGATCTGCCGCCGGGTACGGGTGACGAGCAGCTGACGATAGCTCAGCTTATACCAGGGTTAAGCGGCACCATTATAGTCACGATACCGTCGGATGTAGCCAGGATTGTAGTGAAGAAGGCTATAACGTTTGCAAAGAGGCTGAATATACCCATAGTAGGCGTTATAGAGAACATGAGCTATTTCGAGTGTCCCGATGGCTCAAGGCACTACATTTTCGGGAAGGGTGCTGGCCGGAGGATAGCAGAGGAGATGGGCGTACCGTTCCTTGGTGAAATTCCAATCGACCCGAGGATATCCAAGGCTAATGACGAGGGTAAGCCCTTCTTCGTCGAGTATCCCGACTCGTCGGCTGCTAAAGCCTTCCTTGAGATAGCTGAACGCGTTATAGAGCGAGTGGAGGGTAAAGGAGAAGGCCGGAGCGAGAGTCAAGCGAAAGAGTGA
- a CDS encoding MBL fold metallo-hydrolase translates to MEKPEYARLTVLVDNLSLREDLATDYGLSIYIEVGSGASKWRLLFDVSGSPWALLHNARLLGTPIERVDHIIISHMHRDHYYALRELGEVLKPRIVYLPEPRGVSNRVSEILENVMVERTAYVRGRVTVAPGVEAFGPVGSSGEISLTLNVADYRLLIVACGHAGLRQIFYWSNAKHVDILMGGFHLKNASRDDIEEVAHLALERANLVIGLHCTHWGSGLLGTLLGTRYIDGGVGLTLSLDSRSGLLLYPPLAL, encoded by the coding sequence GTGGAGAAACCAGAATATGCCCGCCTCACAGTGCTGGTCGACAACCTCTCATTGCGCGAGGATTTAGCAACAGACTATGGCTTGTCAATCTACATTGAGGTCGGCTCGGGGGCATCCAAGTGGAGACTTCTGTTCGACGTTAGTGGGTCACCGTGGGCTCTCCTCCACAATGCCAGGTTACTGGGCACCCCGATTGAAAGGGTAGACCACATCATAATATCACATATGCACCGCGACCACTACTATGCGCTTAGGGAGCTTGGCGAGGTTCTCAAACCACGTATAGTCTACCTGCCAGAGCCTCGAGGCGTATCAAACCGGGTATCCGAGATACTAGAGAACGTAATGGTTGAACGCACCGCCTATGTCAGGGGCCGAGTCACTGTTGCACCAGGCGTAGAGGCCTTCGGCCCGGTAGGTTCAAGCGGCGAGATATCACTCACGCTTAACGTCGCAGACTACCGTCTGCTTATAGTTGCATGTGGGCACGCCGGCCTAAGACAAATCTTCTACTGGTCCAATGCAAAACACGTTGACATCTTGATGGGTGGGTTCCACCTAAAGAACGCGAGCAGAGACGATATAGAGGAGGTAGCGCACCTCGCCCTGGAGAGAGCTAATCTAGTCATTGGCCTTCACTGCACCCATTGGGGATCGGGATTACTTGGCACCCTACTAGGCACGAGATACATTGATGGTGGCGTAGGCCTCACTCTTTCGCTTGACTCTCGCTCCGGCCTTCTCCTTTACCCTCCACTCGCTCTATAA
- a CDS encoding AbrB/MazE/SpoVT family DNA-binding domain-containing protein, with amino-acid sequence MKITEIVRVDSKGRITIPMVVRDALNIVEGMHLILVADPDKREIVLSPIFAPVAHVYEIYLELRDTPGALAKVSEELAKMGVDQLTTQCAAVKRGEYAECVIVADFSKVRMSPEEVKQRLIELDEVRLVSIRKLHR; translated from the coding sequence TTGAAGATAACCGAGATTGTTCGTGTCGATAGTAAAGGTAGGATAACAATACCAATGGTTGTTCGTGACGCTCTTAACATAGTTGAGGGGATGCACCTCATACTGGTTGCTGATCCTGACAAGCGGGAGATTGTCCTCTCGCCGATATTCGCTCCCGTGGCGCACGTCTATGAGATCTATCTAGAGCTGCGTGACACTCCCGGGGCTCTAGCCAAGGTCTCCGAGGAGCTGGCAAAGATGGGTGTAGACCAGTTGACGACACAGTGTGCGGCAGTTAAGCGTGGAGAGTACGCAGAGTGCGTCATTGTAGCCGATTTTAGCAAGGTGAGGATGTCGCCGGAGGAGGTCAAACAGAGGCTGATAGAGCTTGACGAGGTGCGGCTCGTTAGTATTAGGAAGCTGCACAGGTAG
- a CDS encoding DUF72 domain-containing protein — MCIVKVGCCGFPVARARYFEQFRLVEVQQTFYKLPTRETLERWRREAPQDFEYTVKAWQVVTHPPSSPTWRKAGLKPEPGKEDRYGLLRPTPENFEAWKKTVEAADILNARIIVVQTPPSFGYSEENLRNALEFFREAAKYGKTIGWEPRGTWHEHPEAIRRIVEETGVIHVVDLLRRWPVVVGRIAYVRLHGLGGREVNYRYKYTDQDLEELVARVKKLCSEGAEEVYVLFNNVYMFDDARRFREKARNAGLDVS, encoded by the coding sequence ATGTGCATAGTCAAGGTCGGGTGTTGTGGTTTTCCCGTAGCACGGGCAAGGTACTTCGAGCAGTTTAGGCTCGTGGAGGTGCAACAGACCTTCTACAAGCTCCCTACCCGGGAGACCCTCGAGAGATGGAGGAGAGAGGCTCCCCAGGATTTCGAGTATACGGTGAAAGCCTGGCAGGTGGTCACGCACCCTCCGAGCAGCCCCACGTGGCGCAAGGCTGGGTTGAAACCCGAACCCGGAAAGGAGGATAGGTACGGTCTACTCAGACCGACGCCCGAGAACTTCGAGGCGTGGAAGAAGACCGTGGAGGCTGCCGACATACTAAACGCCAGGATAATCGTTGTACAGACGCCGCCGAGCTTCGGCTACAGTGAAGAGAACCTGCGCAACGCTCTCGAGTTCTTCCGAGAGGCGGCCAAGTATGGGAAAACCATCGGGTGGGAGCCTCGCGGCACCTGGCATGAACACCCCGAGGCGATTAGGAGGATAGTCGAGGAGACCGGCGTGATACACGTTGTGGATCTTCTACGGAGATGGCCGGTCGTCGTAGGCAGGATAGCCTACGTGAGGTTGCATGGTCTCGGTGGTCGCGAGGTGAACTACCGATACAAGTATACGGATCAGGACCTGGAGGAGCTGGTCGCTAGGGTCAAGAAGCTTTGTAGTGAGGGCGCCGAGGAGGTATACGTGCTATTCAACAACGTCTATATGTTTGACGATGCGCGGAGATTCAGGGAGAAGGCGAGAAACGCCGGTCTGGACGTATCCTAG
- a CDS encoding N-acetyl-lysine deacetylase, whose protein sequence is MEARLPSLERIVEHLRRLVEVYAPTGEEERLHPVLREIAEELGADYVIDEVGNFFIVSGDGHPNIVLVSHLDTVPGELPVRVEGTTVWGRGAVDARAPLLAMVYAAALYKGPCTVWGGGVVAEEGDSRGAWHLVRKGVKPDYIIIGEPSGTTGVVIGYRGSAPSRVVCRGRGGHGASPWDADSALEKLIDYYVSLRNRSGRSFNEITAVATIIRAGDYPNKLPEEAVAHLDVRVPPGKSIEDVRAFLEEGLPRDCRVEVLGYTPGIRVRPNDPVPRALIRGLIREGAKPRILLKHGTSDMNILAQVARSIAAYGPGDSRLAHSTEERVDAKEVLLATRVLIHAIRELCETLRRRQTRHS, encoded by the coding sequence GTGGAGGCTAGGCTGCCCAGTCTCGAGCGTATTGTGGAGCATCTCCGTAGGCTTGTGGAGGTCTATGCGCCGACTGGGGAGGAGGAGCGGTTACACCCGGTTCTCCGCGAGATAGCAGAGGAGCTAGGCGCAGACTACGTGATAGACGAGGTCGGGAACTTTTTCATTGTTAGCGGCGACGGCCACCCCAACATTGTTCTTGTGAGTCACCTTGACACCGTGCCCGGCGAGCTACCCGTTCGGGTGGAGGGCACTACCGTCTGGGGTCGTGGCGCTGTAGATGCGCGCGCCCCGCTCTTGGCGATGGTGTACGCGGCGGCCCTCTACAAAGGGCCGTGCACAGTTTGGGGTGGCGGCGTTGTTGCCGAGGAGGGCGACTCGCGTGGTGCCTGGCACCTGGTACGGAAGGGCGTCAAGCCAGACTACATAATCATTGGCGAGCCTAGCGGCACTACCGGTGTAGTGATAGGGTATCGAGGCTCTGCACCCAGCAGAGTGGTGTGTAGGGGGAGAGGTGGGCACGGCGCTAGTCCTTGGGATGCAGACTCGGCGCTCGAGAAGCTCATAGACTACTATGTTTCGTTGAGGAACCGATCTGGCAGAAGCTTCAACGAGATAACTGCCGTTGCGACCATCATCAGGGCCGGTGACTATCCAAACAAGCTCCCAGAGGAGGCGGTGGCACACCTCGATGTTCGTGTGCCGCCAGGCAAGAGCATCGAGGATGTGAGGGCATTCCTAGAGGAGGGTCTACCGCGAGACTGTCGCGTAGAGGTACTGGGCTATACGCCAGGGATACGTGTCAGACCCAACGATCCGGTGCCGCGTGCCTTGATACGCGGTTTGATACGCGAAGGGGCCAAACCGAGAATACTCCTCAAGCACGGCACAAGCGATATGAACATCCTTGCCCAGGTAGCAAGGAGTATCGCAGCGTATGGACCAGGAGACTCGAGGCTAGCGCACAGCACGGAAGAGAGGGTGGATGCAAAGGAAGTGCTCCTTGCGACGCGCGTCCTCATACACGCTATTCGCGAGCTATGCGAGACACTACGACGGAGACAGACGCGACACTCCTAA
- a CDS encoding HAD family hydrolase, giving the protein MSFAVSFDVWGTLLNLTKAYSLIAQRLAEELNTEQENVLEALKRGAKLARRSRRSEGWFDAKRGAEIVAREVGITVDLLFSVVESVLVGSARELLLPGAREAVEGVKSLGFRVGILGNVLFWPGRVTRRVLEAAGLAGFFDAILFSDEIGAAKPDVRAFKAIAEALGVDTSRLVHVGDRVDEDVAGVILAGGYGVLVWAPINEEFYCIHARLCGVRSVASVSVVVSRIARE; this is encoded by the coding sequence GTGAGCTTCGCAGTGTCTTTTGACGTGTGGGGCACACTCTTGAACCTTACCAAGGCTTACTCGCTCATCGCTCAGAGGCTCGCCGAGGAGCTTAACACCGAGCAAGAAAACGTTCTTGAGGCTTTGAAGCGAGGTGCTAAGCTGGCTAGACGCTCTAGGAGGTCCGAGGGTTGGTTTGACGCGAAGCGTGGTGCCGAGATAGTCGCTAGGGAAGTAGGCATTACGGTTGATCTCCTCTTCTCTGTTGTTGAGAGTGTGCTTGTCGGTTCTGCGAGAGAATTACTGCTTCCTGGTGCACGTGAAGCTGTCGAGGGGGTTAAGAGCCTCGGTTTCCGCGTCGGTATCCTTGGTAACGTGCTCTTCTGGCCTGGCAGGGTCACACGCCGTGTTTTGGAGGCTGCTGGGTTAGCTGGTTTCTTTGACGCTATCCTGTTCTCAGACGAGATTGGTGCTGCTAAGCCGGATGTCAGAGCATTTAAGGCCATTGCCGAGGCCCTCGGAGTTGATACAAGTAGGTTGGTTCATGTTGGTGACCGTGTTGACGAGGATGTTGCGGGTGTCATACTGGCTGGCGGTTATGGCGTGTTGGTCTGGGCTCCTATTAACGAGGAGTTCTACTGCATCCATGCTAGGCTCTGTGGCGTTAGGAGTGTCGCGTCTGTCTCCGTCGTAGTGTCTCGCATAGCTCGCGAATAG
- the tmk gene encoding dTMP kinase, producing MKPASRETPVIENVIRLAYKRGEEKRVPSLPLELEPVLAKSVAKRLREQYGITIEPGSLVPRKCNGREIGVLIAIEGLDGAGTTTTSLALASILRLFVKNGKAVYTKEPTDNPIGVLIKSILRGHVDKSLMRPDILTHLFIADRIHHVYEENVAPGARGVVGAVAQGYLVVTDRYKYSNIAYQSSMDETNTYTMEDIMALNAVTPPAHILLYLDVEPEEALRRITTTRKVLETTENLELLRKVRNAYQKLLVMLKENPEWPAASPGETPWVTHVERTTGISVECIYPRDAQYPVIIKVYERDMSVEEMLVESLTRVIAKLVETGHLVQENGNEHGV from the coding sequence TTGAAACCAGCATCGCGAGAAACACCGGTAATCGAAAATGTTATCAGACTAGCATACAAGCGTGGTGAGGAGAAGCGCGTGCCAAGCCTGCCACTTGAACTCGAGCCTGTCCTTGCCAAGAGTGTGGCAAAACGGCTACGAGAGCAATACGGGATTACCATTGAGCCTGGCTCGCTCGTACCAAGAAAGTGCAATGGCAGGGAAATAGGAGTACTCATAGCCATCGAGGGACTAGATGGAGCAGGGACTACAACTACGTCTCTTGCGCTCGCAAGTATACTGCGCTTGTTTGTGAAGAACGGAAAGGCGGTTTACACCAAAGAGCCTACTGATAACCCAATAGGCGTGCTAATCAAGAGCATACTCCGCGGGCATGTCGACAAATCACTCATGCGCCCTGATATACTCACACATCTATTCATAGCTGATAGGATACACCACGTCTATGAGGAGAACGTAGCTCCGGGTGCTCGTGGAGTCGTCGGGGCAGTGGCGCAAGGGTACCTCGTTGTCACAGACCGCTACAAGTATAGCAACATAGCCTACCAATCAAGCATGGATGAGACCAACACCTACACTATGGAGGATATAATGGCACTCAACGCTGTCACGCCACCAGCGCACATACTCCTATACCTTGATGTTGAGCCAGAGGAGGCCTTGCGAAGAATAACAACTACCAGGAAGGTTCTCGAAACAACCGAGAACCTCGAACTTCTCAGAAAAGTGCGTAACGCGTATCAAAAGCTACTTGTCATGCTCAAAGAGAATCCAGAATGGCCAGCAGCGAGCCCAGGAGAGACACCATGGGTTACGCATGTTGAGAGGACAACTGGTATAAGCGTTGAATGCATCTATCCACGAGATGCACAGTATCCCGTCATAATCAAAGTATATGAGCGTGATATGAGCGTCGAGGAGATGTTAGTAGAGTCCCTGACCCGTGTGATAGCCAAACTGGTCGAAACGGGGCATCTAGTTCAAGAAAACGGGAATGAGCATGGTGTATAG